Proteins encoded within one genomic window of Dyadobacter chenhuakuii:
- a CDS encoding phospho-sugar mutase, whose product MTAKLEPSVMTKVSSWLNGDYDIDTKQSIQQLIDEGNDTELTDAFYKDLEFGTGGLRGLIGIGSNRMNRYTVGTATQGLANYLNQAFPNEEIKVAIAYDSRIKSDEFAKIIADIFSANGITVYLFEALRPTPELSFAIRLLGCKSGVVVTASHNPKEYNGYKAYWDDGSQVVAPHDTNIINEVNAITSIDDVKFDGDASKIIKIGADVDEKYMDHILSLSISKGALERQKGLKIVYTPLHGTGVTLVPALLAKMGFEAVTVIEEQAEPKGNGQFPTVVYPNPEESEAMSKAVEKAREIDADLVLGTDPDADRVGIAVKNHHGEIQLLNGNQTASVLIYYLLNAWKDAGKLTGTQFVCKTIVTTDLIDKMAAAYDVKCYNTLTGFKYIAQVIREKEGVEQFIGGGEESYGYLIGDAVRDKDAIASCAMIAELTAYAKDKGLSLFDMLMEIYKQFGFYYEGLISLTKKGKTGADEIQQMMADFRANPPKTLAGSPVIRMDDYKALSTVDFISGTTHSIPSGEMGIEPSNVLQFFTEDGTKFTCRPSGTEPKIKFYVGVRAALEKNEDFDNVYASLKAKVSAIGEELGLK is encoded by the coding sequence ATGACTGCAAAATTGGAACCTAGTGTAATGACCAAAGTGAGCAGCTGGCTCAACGGTGATTATGATATCGATACCAAACAATCCATTCAGCAATTAATCGATGAAGGAAACGATACTGAACTGACAGACGCATTTTATAAAGACCTTGAATTCGGGACCGGCGGGCTGAGAGGCCTTATCGGGATCGGTTCCAACCGCATGAACCGCTACACAGTGGGCACCGCAACGCAGGGTTTAGCAAATTATCTGAACCAGGCATTTCCGAACGAAGAAATAAAAGTGGCGATTGCATACGACAGCCGCATTAAATCGGATGAATTTGCCAAAATCATTGCCGATATTTTTTCTGCAAATGGCATCACCGTTTATCTTTTTGAAGCGCTTCGTCCTACTCCTGAGCTATCGTTTGCGATCCGTTTGCTGGGTTGTAAAAGCGGTGTGGTTGTAACGGCTTCGCATAACCCGAAAGAATATAATGGCTACAAAGCATACTGGGATGATGGTTCTCAGGTAGTTGCACCGCACGACACGAACATTATCAACGAGGTGAATGCAATCACTTCGATTGATGACGTGAAATTTGACGGTGATGCGTCGAAGATCATTAAGATCGGTGCAGATGTTGATGAAAAATATATGGATCATATTCTGTCGCTCTCCATTTCAAAAGGTGCTTTGGAACGTCAGAAAGGCCTTAAAATAGTTTATACACCATTGCACGGAACGGGGGTAACATTGGTTCCTGCGCTTTTGGCCAAAATGGGTTTCGAGGCAGTTACTGTGATTGAAGAGCAGGCAGAGCCAAAAGGAAACGGCCAGTTCCCAACGGTGGTTTATCCAAATCCGGAGGAAAGTGAAGCCATGTCCAAGGCGGTTGAGAAAGCCAGGGAAATTGATGCAGACCTGGTATTAGGAACCGATCCGGATGCAGACCGTGTAGGAATTGCGGTGAAAAACCATCATGGCGAGATCCAGCTTTTAAATGGTAACCAAACTGCCAGTGTGCTGATCTATTATCTTTTGAATGCGTGGAAAGATGCCGGCAAGCTAACAGGAACTCAGTTTGTTTGTAAAACCATTGTTACTACCGACTTAATTGATAAAATGGCGGCGGCTTACGATGTGAAATGTTATAACACGCTGACCGGTTTTAAATACATTGCACAGGTTATCCGTGAAAAAGAAGGCGTTGAGCAATTCATCGGTGGTGGTGAAGAAAGCTATGGTTACCTGATTGGCGACGCAGTTCGTGACAAGGATGCGATCGCTTCCTGCGCCATGATCGCGGAATTAACTGCTTACGCTAAGGATAAAGGGTTGAGCCTGTTTGATATGTTGATGGAAATCTACAAGCAATTTGGTTTCTATTATGAAGGACTCATTTCTTTAACCAAAAAAGGAAAAACCGGAGCTGATGAAATCCAGCAGATGATGGCCGATTTCCGTGCTAATCCGCCTAAAACATTGGCAGGCTCACCTGTGATCAGAATGGATGATTACAAAGCGTTAAGCACGGTAGACTTTATCAGCGGAACCACGCATTCAATTCCATCGGGGGAAATGGGGATCGAACCATCTAATGTGCTTCAATTCTTCACCGAAGACGGAACGAAATTCACATGCCGCCCATCCGGAACGGAACCAAAAATTAAGTTCTACGTAGGTGTTCGCGCTGCGCTGGAGAAAAACGAAGATTTCGACAATGTATATGCCAGCCTGAAAGCAAAAGTGAGCGCAATAGGCGAGGAGCTTGGGTTGAAATAA
- a CDS encoding carboxypeptidase-like regulatory domain-containing protein, with amino-acid sequence MTFVIAVFSLCQVYAQQGGMVTLTGKVTDEKTGKPLPFANVFINNSTIGTNADENGNYRLTNLSIGNLEMAVSFLGYETVKQTLRFEQPGVKTVLFKLREGMELQGVTVYAKKNKKRERNLKIITRELLGNSRFSKQCRIVNPQVLRISEDDDKHLTAQTTKPLIIENLALGYRIHQDLDDFDYFNGKLFYGGSTRFELLVPKDSIQKKQWRTNQKIAYQGSVKHLLSSMVSDSLQEEGFKVYQAIPDSMRRFNTVRTQNGYNTIANHLHNRIEQIRGMRLIRPGELVTERLVVSGTQLEVFYMKKKGRSPYSDMPYAYTQITLPQGYMVITPSGWVSIPMGFEIAGDLGNDRFSSLLPADWKRDD; translated from the coding sequence TTGACGTTCGTCATCGCCGTTTTCAGTCTGTGCCAGGTATATGCGCAGCAAGGCGGAATGGTTACGCTTACTGGAAAGGTGACCGACGAGAAAACGGGTAAGCCACTTCCGTTTGCCAACGTTTTTATTAATAATTCCACCATAGGAACGAATGCGGACGAGAATGGCAATTACCGGCTGACGAATTTGTCCATTGGTAATCTTGAAATGGCAGTGTCGTTTTTGGGTTATGAAACTGTGAAACAAACATTGCGGTTTGAGCAGCCGGGCGTGAAGACTGTCCTTTTTAAGCTGAGGGAAGGAATGGAGCTGCAAGGCGTTACGGTTTATGCTAAAAAGAATAAAAAACGCGAGCGGAACTTGAAAATTATCACCCGCGAACTGCTCGGAAACAGCCGTTTTAGCAAGCAATGCAGGATTGTTAACCCGCAGGTTTTGCGGATTTCCGAGGACGATGACAAGCATTTAACTGCGCAAACGACCAAGCCGCTGATCATTGAAAACCTTGCATTAGGTTACCGCATTCATCAGGATCTGGACGATTTTGATTATTTCAACGGAAAGCTATTCTATGGTGGCAGCACGAGATTTGAGCTGCTGGTGCCGAAAGACAGCATACAGAAAAAACAATGGCGAACTAACCAAAAGATCGCTTACCAGGGCTCTGTGAAGCATTTATTGTCGAGTATGGTGTCGGACAGTTTGCAGGAGGAAGGTTTCAAAGTATATCAGGCAATTCCCGATTCCATGCGCAGGTTCAACACGGTGCGGACGCAAAATGGCTACAACACCATTGCCAATCATTTGCATAACCGCATTGAGCAGATCCGCGGGATGCGGCTCATCCGGCCCGGAGAGTTGGTAACCGAGCGGCTGGTGGTGTCGGGCACGCAGTTAGAAGTTTTTTATATGAAGAAAAAGGGAAGATCGCCTTATTCGGACATGCCATATGCTTACACACAAATCACACTGCCTCAGGGATATATGGTCATTACGCCTTCGGGATGGGTTTCTATTCCCATGGGATTTGAGATTGCGGGCGACCTGGGTAACGATCGTTTCTCATCCCTGCTGCCAGCAGACTGGAAAAGAGACGATTAG
- a CDS encoding Mrp/NBP35 family ATP-binding protein produces the protein MGEFTINKEKVLQALSTVEEPDLKKDLVTLGMIQDIEIGVNQVRFTVVLTTPACPLKELIRRNCEAAIHEHLSPDVEVVIKLTANVTSTRQSGPVIPGVKNVIAISSGKGGVGKSTVTANLAMALHRSGASVGIIDADIFGPSIPVMFGAENMQPTITPKDGKNFINPIRQYGIKMISIGFLTPPDSAVVWRGPMASQALKQFFADTDWGDLDYLLIDLPPGTSDIHLTLVQTVPVTGAVIVTTPQKVALADAIKGLQMFRQPQINVPILGVIENMSWFTPEEMPDHQYHIFGKGGGQLLADKFDVPLLGQIPLVQGIREAGDEGRPAVMDMNPIVNDAFRDAAESLAQQVAIRNATKEKTQPVEIQA, from the coding sequence ATGGGAGAATTTACAATTAATAAGGAGAAAGTTTTACAGGCGCTCAGCACTGTTGAAGAACCGGATCTCAAAAAGGATTTGGTGACGCTGGGTATGATCCAGGACATTGAAATCGGGGTGAATCAGGTAAGATTTACAGTTGTTTTGACAACCCCCGCCTGTCCGTTGAAAGAGCTGATCCGCAGAAATTGCGAGGCAGCAATTCACGAGCATTTAAGTCCAGACGTCGAGGTTGTTATCAAGCTTACAGCCAATGTAACTTCAACGCGTCAGTCCGGGCCGGTTATTCCGGGCGTGAAGAATGTGATCGCTATTTCTTCCGGAAAAGGAGGCGTGGGTAAGTCAACAGTCACCGCGAACCTTGCTATGGCGCTGCACCGTTCGGGCGCTTCGGTCGGCATTATTGATGCGGATATTTTTGGGCCTTCGATCCCGGTGATGTTTGGTGCAGAGAATATGCAGCCTACCATTACGCCAAAAGACGGTAAAAACTTCATTAACCCGATCCGCCAATACGGGATCAAAATGATCTCCATCGGATTTCTTACTCCTCCTGATAGCGCGGTCGTTTGGCGTGGGCCAATGGCCAGCCAGGCTTTGAAGCAATTTTTTGCAGATACGGACTGGGGTGATCTGGATTATCTTTTGATCGACCTTCCTCCCGGCACCAGCGATATACATTTAACATTAGTGCAAACAGTGCCCGTAACCGGAGCGGTGATCGTTACCACGCCTCAAAAAGTGGCACTTGCTGATGCTATCAAAGGTTTGCAAATGTTCCGCCAGCCGCAGATCAATGTGCCGATTTTGGGTGTAATTGAAAACATGTCCTGGTTTACGCCGGAAGAAATGCCTGATCATCAGTATCATATCTTTGGAAAAGGAGGAGGTCAGTTGCTTGCAGATAAGTTTGATGTTCCTTTATTAGGCCAAATTCCTTTGGTACAAGGCATTAGGGAGGCAGGTGATGAAGGACGCCCGGCTGTTATGGATATGAATCCGATTGTGAATGATGCTTTCCGTGATGCAGCTGAGTCGTTGGCGCAGCAGGTTGCGATCAGAAATGCTACAAAGGAGAAAACGCAGCCCGTTGAAATCCAGGCTTAG
- a CDS encoding NifU family protein: protein MDSKEKIIELIEQALDTVRPYLHADGGDVKFVELTDDLVVKLELQGSCQSCPMSAMTFRAGLEESIRKAVPYVSKVVSVNVPELA from the coding sequence ATGGATTCAAAAGAAAAAATAATAGAGCTCATCGAGCAGGCACTCGATACGGTACGACCTTATTTGCACGCAGACGGTGGAGATGTGAAATTTGTGGAATTGACTGATGATCTGGTCGTTAAATTGGAGTTGCAGGGCTCTTGCCAAAGCTGCCCTATGAGTGCAATGACATTCCGCGCAGGTCTGGAAGAATCCATTCGCAAAGCTGTTCCTTATGTTAGCAAAGTTGTTTCTGTGAATGTCCCTGAATTGGCTTAA
- a CDS encoding MGH1-like glycoside hydrolase domain-containing protein, with product MAHGAEKVRLSLQKENTGWKKWGPYLSERQWGTVREDYSGNGDAWNYITHEMALSKAYRWGEDGIGGFSDNKQHICFSFGFWNHKDKILKERIFGLTNRESNHGEDVKEMYYYLDSTPTHSYTKMLYKYPQNAFPYEKLRQENGRRGKEDPEYEIMDTGVFENDEYFDIFIEHAKADEEDIMMKVTVFNRSDQDAPITVLPTIMFRNTWSWGYEAFNYKPIMNGISNRLIEVTHRKHGKYNLYLDGADELLFCENETNFKKLYGTANNTAYPKDGINDYIVSNKKSSTVNPNNIGTKAAARFTRTIKAGESTTFRLRFVNHTISEPFGGFEDLFAKRIREADEFYDDLQRDVADADLRSIQRQAYAGMLWSKQFYYYNVYEWLKGDPAQPGPNQGRKWGRNSGWKHLYAANIISMPDKWEYPWFAAWDLAFHCVPLARVDADFAKRQLEILLREYYMHPNGQIPAYEWNFSDVNPPVHGWATWKVYEIDREQNNGVGDIEFLEKIFHKLLLNFTWWVNQKDDTGNNIFSGGFLGLDNIGVFDRSTPMPFGGKLQQADATGWMAMYTLNMLRISVEIALVHPVYQDMASKFFEHFLHIAGAMESIGGKNSSISLWDEEDQFYYDVIHIPNGQSILLKVRSIVGLIPLFAVEILDPQNLDKMPVFKRRVEWVLANRPDLARLISRWFESGKGENRLLSILRGHRMKMIMKRMLDENEFLSDYGVRALSKYHEENPYKFYINGEVLQVDYTPAEALTDIMGGNSNWRGPIWFPLNYLIFDSLMKFHAYYGEDFMVEYPTNSGNLATIKEAAVAIACRLIDIFKKDADGNRAVYGVDQKMQKDPNFNEHILFYEYFHGDNGRGCGASHQTGWTGLVAELIHKTAKETAKQPEKEELEISK from the coding sequence ATGGCACACGGCGCGGAAAAAGTAAGACTAAGCCTGCAAAAAGAGAATACAGGGTGGAAAAAGTGGGGACCTTATTTGTCTGAACGCCAGTGGGGAACGGTTCGTGAGGATTACAGTGGAAATGGTGATGCCTGGAATTATATCACCCACGAGATGGCACTCTCAAAAGCTTATCGCTGGGGCGAGGACGGAATCGGAGGTTTTTCTGACAATAAGCAGCATATATGTTTCTCGTTCGGGTTTTGGAACCATAAAGATAAGATCCTGAAAGAAAGGATTTTTGGCCTCACAAACCGGGAGTCTAATCATGGCGAAGACGTGAAGGAAATGTACTATTATCTGGATAGCACACCTACGCACTCTTATACCAAAATGCTTTATAAATACCCGCAGAACGCTTTCCCTTACGAAAAGTTACGTCAGGAAAACGGCCGGCGCGGTAAAGAAGATCCGGAATATGAAATCATGGACACAGGCGTGTTCGAGAATGATGAGTATTTCGATATTTTCATTGAGCATGCCAAGGCCGATGAAGAGGACATTATGATGAAGGTAACGGTTTTCAACCGCAGCGACCAGGATGCTCCGATCACGGTTTTGCCAACGATCATGTTCAGAAATACGTGGTCGTGGGGATATGAGGCTTTCAATTATAAGCCGATCATGAATGGTATTTCGAACCGTTTGATAGAGGTTACGCACCGTAAACACGGGAAATACAACCTGTATCTGGATGGCGCGGACGAACTGCTGTTCTGCGAAAATGAGACCAACTTCAAAAAACTATACGGAACTGCGAACAATACAGCCTACCCGAAGGACGGGATCAACGACTACATTGTCAGCAATAAAAAGTCCTCCACCGTAAATCCGAACAACATTGGAACGAAGGCAGCAGCCCGTTTCACACGGACGATTAAGGCTGGCGAAAGCACTACATTCAGATTAAGATTTGTAAATCATACGATTTCAGAACCTTTCGGCGGCTTTGAAGATCTTTTTGCAAAAAGGATCAGGGAGGCGGACGAGTTTTATGACGATTTGCAGCGCGATGTGGCAGATGCCGATCTGCGATCCATTCAGCGGCAGGCGTATGCAGGCATGCTTTGGAGCAAGCAGTTTTATTATTACAATGTTTACGAATGGTTAAAGGGCGATCCGGCGCAGCCAGGGCCGAATCAAGGCCGTAAATGGGGGCGGAATTCCGGGTGGAAGCATTTGTATGCGGCCAACATTATTTCGATGCCGGATAAGTGGGAATATCCTTGGTTTGCTGCATGGGACCTTGCTTTTCACTGTGTCCCGCTGGCCAGGGTGGATGCGGATTTTGCCAAAAGACAGCTTGAAATTTTGCTTCGGGAGTATTATATGCACCCAAATGGGCAGATTCCGGCTTATGAGTGGAATTTCTCGGACGTAAACCCGCCGGTGCACGGCTGGGCAACCTGGAAGGTGTATGAGATTGATCGTGAGCAGAATAACGGAGTAGGGGACATTGAATTTCTTGAAAAAATATTCCATAAGCTGCTCCTGAACTTTACCTGGTGGGTTAACCAAAAGGATGATACAGGCAACAACATTTTCAGTGGCGGCTTCCTAGGCCTGGATAATATCGGGGTTTTTGACCGGTCGACGCCAATGCCTTTTGGCGGAAAACTGCAACAGGCCGACGCCACAGGCTGGATGGCGATGTATACGCTGAATATGCTGCGTATTTCAGTGGAAATCGCCCTTGTGCACCCGGTTTATCAGGATATGGCTTCTAAATTTTTCGAGCACTTCCTGCACATTGCGGGCGCTATGGAGTCTATCGGAGGCAAAAATTCTTCGATAAGCCTTTGGGATGAAGAAGATCAGTTCTATTATGACGTGATCCACATTCCGAATGGACAGAGTATATTGCTCAAAGTGAGGTCAATAGTGGGGCTTATCCCGCTTTTTGCAGTTGAGATTCTTGATCCGCAAAACCTCGATAAAATGCCTGTCTTCAAACGGCGTGTAGAATGGGTTTTGGCAAACAGACCGGATCTGGCGAGGCTGATATCACGCTGGTTTGAGTCCGGTAAAGGAGAAAATCGCCTGCTATCCATTCTGCGTGGTCACAGGATGAAAATGATCATGAAGCGGATGCTGGATGAAAATGAATTTCTTTCGGACTATGGCGTTAGGGCTTTGTCTAAATACCACGAAGAAAATCCGTATAAATTTTATATCAATGGTGAGGTGCTGCAAGTGGATTATACTCCGGCTGAGGCACTTACCGACATTATGGGTGGGAATTCCAACTGGCGCGGGCCAATCTGGTTTCCATTAAATTACCTCATATTTGACTCCCTGATGAAATTCCACGCTTACTATGGCGAGGATTTTATGGTAGAATATCCAACGAATTCCGGCAATCTGGCGACGATTAAGGAAGCAGCTGTGGCCATTGCATGCCGATTGATAGATATATTCAAAAAGGATGCAGACGGCAACCGGGCCGTGTATGGCGTTGACCAGAAAATGCAGAAAGACCCGAATTTCAATGAACACATTCTTTTTTACGAATATTTTCATGGAGATAATGGTCGCGGTTGCGGCGCAAGCCATCAGACCGGTTGGACAGGGCTTGTAGCCGAGCTAATTCACAAAACTGCTAAGGAAACTGCCAAGCAACCAGAAAAAGAAGAGCTGGAAATCAGTAAGTAA
- a CDS encoding GSCFA domain-containing protein yields the protein MMEIKLSTEVGTTPSDWKIGHHSRIATIGSCFADVLGSQLGGYKFPVLNNDFGTAFNPLAIAKILDITLEGKEPNQALFLENPDKIWLHHDFHSSLYGHDREALHAQLTDKLVSARVFLKEADVLVITFGTAFAYRHKQTNLIVGNCHKQPADRFLRELLHPDQIMIAYDQLIQKLQSFQRNLRVILTVSPVRHTRDTLPLNQVSKSTLRLVCHRLSEKYKHVEYFPAYEIMVDELRDYRFYEEDMIHPTKVAEDYIFNAFAKTYIEPSARNLMKEWDAIRQMTQHRPLHGVTESHRKLLKNVLSKLKALSSQIDVTREIAETEDKIHEFSDLR from the coding sequence ATGATGGAAATTAAGCTTAGTACGGAGGTTGGGACCACTCCATCGGATTGGAAAATTGGCCATCATTCCAGGATTGCGACAATCGGTTCTTGTTTTGCAGATGTGCTTGGTAGTCAGCTTGGCGGGTATAAATTTCCGGTTTTGAATAATGATTTTGGAACTGCATTTAATCCGCTGGCCATTGCCAAGATTTTAGATATTACGCTGGAAGGTAAGGAGCCTAATCAAGCATTGTTTTTAGAGAATCCGGATAAGATCTGGCTTCATCATGATTTCCATTCATCGTTGTACGGACATGATAGGGAGGCTTTACATGCACAGTTGACAGATAAATTGGTGTCTGCAAGAGTCTTTTTGAAAGAAGCGGATGTTCTGGTAATCACTTTCGGAACTGCATTTGCTTACCGGCATAAGCAGACGAATCTGATCGTCGGCAATTGTCATAAACAGCCAGCCGACCGTTTCCTGAGAGAATTGCTTCATCCCGATCAGATCATGATCGCTTATGATCAGCTGATCCAAAAATTGCAGTCTTTCCAAAGAAATCTCAGGGTGATATTGACGGTCAGTCCGGTGAGGCATACACGGGATACGCTGCCGCTGAACCAGGTTAGCAAGTCAACATTGCGGCTGGTTTGTCACCGGTTATCCGAAAAATACAAGCATGTCGAGTATTTTCCTGCTTACGAAATCATGGTGGATGAGCTGCGTGATTACCGGTTTTATGAGGAAGATATGATCCATCCGACCAAGGTTGCAGAGGATTACATTTTCAATGCTTTCGCTAAAACTTACATTGAACCCAGCGCCCGGAATCTTATGAAAGAATGGGACGCTATACGCCAAATGACCCAGCACAGGCCTTTGCATGGCGTTACCGAAAGTCACCGGAAATTGCTGAAAAACGTGTTGTCAAAATTAAAAGCACTGTCATCGCAAATTGATGTCACCAGAGAAATTGCGGAAACAGAAGACAAAATCCATGAATTTTCAGATTTGAGATAA
- a CDS encoding D-alanine--D-alanine ligase family protein: protein MRIGIFFGGPSREREISFAGGKTAFEYLDKSLFEPVPVFVDSFGRFILLEKPLMYASEIREFYPSRSIQQTGFKTYIESHPELANESVPSEIGVEISPEQFKQHFDFVFLAMHGPDCEDGAIQGLLEWYKIPYSGPGLMGSAVGIDKILQNEMITLVNGQQKKSWTLRYDQWIPNEYPILFQVLKKHLGLPLVIKAPHQGSSIGVAIVKDDSLEEFISAVNQCFFQVELDGATWTALGGSEKQAWAQKVANLDEGIGFPLVLNGEMIYHPAKLIDVLDSYFSTANEPAVLSSANGEDQVLIEEFVSGQEFSCGCIQLDNGKPLALPPSEVIKMVQVFDFNAKYKPGASRKRIPVDTTLELNQEIQKVIATVFEQLGIDVCVRIDGFLTPEGTIVLHDPNTIPGMSPTSFIFKQMAEIGLNVTHALTYLVRQSIRERIRSGKNIWQLRTLLDGLDAKIRAENAKSKPSKFIVFASTDEDYIAARSKYGRMNAEGEVKPIPVLHASDGKYYVLTNPLMFKEYVADVEALLHTERHPLLTETAQRAAETTAFYAGKVNYQVSVYNDLESLAV from the coding sequence ATGCGTATCGGAATTTTTTTCGGAGGACCTTCCCGCGAAAGGGAAATTTCATTTGCTGGTGGAAAAACTGCTTTTGAATACCTGGATAAATCACTTTTTGAGCCAGTTCCGGTCTTTGTGGATAGTTTCGGACGTTTTATCCTGCTGGAAAAACCACTTATGTATGCCAGTGAGATCAGGGAGTTCTATCCGTCGCGAAGCATCCAGCAAACTGGTTTTAAAACCTATATAGAATCCCATCCGGAGCTCGCCAACGAGTCCGTTCCTTCCGAAATTGGGGTAGAGATATCTCCTGAACAATTCAAACAACATTTCGATTTCGTATTCCTGGCCATGCATGGCCCTGATTGTGAGGACGGTGCAATTCAGGGTTTGTTGGAATGGTATAAAATTCCTTACAGCGGGCCCGGTTTAATGGGTTCGGCAGTCGGAATTGATAAAATTCTTCAAAATGAAATGATCACATTGGTGAATGGTCAGCAGAAAAAGAGCTGGACATTGCGTTACGATCAATGGATTCCAAACGAGTATCCAATTCTTTTTCAGGTTCTTAAAAAACATTTAGGACTTCCGTTGGTCATTAAAGCGCCGCATCAGGGGTCTTCTATCGGCGTTGCTATTGTGAAGGACGATTCTTTGGAAGAATTTATATCAGCAGTTAACCAATGCTTTTTCCAGGTGGAGCTCGATGGCGCGACCTGGACGGCGCTGGGCGGATCCGAAAAACAGGCTTGGGCACAAAAAGTGGCAAATCTTGATGAGGGAATCGGGTTTCCGCTGGTTTTGAATGGTGAAATGATATATCACCCGGCAAAGCTGATCGATGTGCTGGACAGCTATTTCTCAACAGCAAATGAACCTGCCGTTCTCAGCAGCGCTAATGGTGAAGACCAGGTTTTAATAGAAGAGTTTGTCAGCGGGCAGGAGTTTTCCTGCGGCTGCATCCAGCTTGATAACGGGAAACCGTTGGCGCTGCCGCCCAGCGAGGTGATCAAAATGGTGCAGGTTTTTGATTTTAATGCAAAATATAAGCCCGGAGCAAGCCGCAAACGCATTCCCGTTGATACAACGCTTGAACTGAATCAGGAGATCCAAAAGGTGATAGCGACCGTTTTTGAACAACTGGGCATTGATGTTTGCGTCCGTATCGACGGATTTCTGACACCGGAAGGCACCATTGTGCTCCATGACCCTAATACGATTCCCGGAATGTCACCTACATCATTCATCTTCAAGCAGATGGCTGAAATTGGGCTGAATGTGACGCATGCGCTTACCTATCTTGTGAGGCAGTCGATCCGGGAAAGGATCCGTTCCGGGAAAAATATCTGGCAATTAAGGACTTTGCTGGATGGTCTTGATGCGAAAATCAGGGCGGAGAATGCTAAAAGCAAACCTTCGAAATTTATCGTATTTGCTTCAACTGATGAAGATTATATAGCAGCACGGTCAAAATATGGCAGGATGAATGCGGAAGGAGAAGTGAAGCCAATTCCTGTCCTTCATGCTTCGGATGGAAAATATTATGTGTTAACCAATCCGCTGATGTTCAAGGAATATGTAGCGGATGTGGAAGCATTGTTGCACACGGAACGCCATCCATTATTGACCGAAACGGCGCAGAGGGCAGCTGAAACGACTGCATTTTATGCAGGCAAAGTAAACTATCAGGTAAGCGTCTACAATGACCTGGAATCACTTGCAGTTTGA
- a CDS encoding DUF6934 family protein gives MDIKPYPFTVLNTEFRYEFISISATKAVQKVVLFTGTGASGTYNLALLDVLQDGRLCDVAETRNKDFKKVLATVFQIIHHFFETKPESVVMFMGSDERRHRMYRIIINKEVREISRSFIVSGVIGDFSEYFQPNTHYDYYLIEKL, from the coding sequence ATGGACATTAAGCCTTACCCCTTCACCGTACTAAATACCGAATTTCGATACGAATTCATTAGTATCAGTGCAACAAAAGCAGTACAAAAAGTTGTTTTATTTACCGGAACCGGAGCTTCGGGCACTTATAATCTGGCACTTCTGGATGTATTGCAAGATGGACGTCTATGTGATGTTGCGGAAACCAGAAACAAAGATTTCAAAAAGGTCCTGGCGACAGTATTCCAAATAATTCATCATTTCTTCGAAACAAAACCTGAAAGCGTCGTTATGTTTATGGGAAGTGATGAGCGGAGGCATAGAATGTATCGGATCATTATTAATAAGGAAGTTCGGGAAATATCCAGGTCTTTCATTGTATCAGGGGTAATCGGCGATTTTTCTGAATATTTTCAACCAAATACACATTACGACTATTATTTAATTGAAAAATTATGA